A genomic stretch from Poecile atricapillus isolate bPoeAtr1 chromosome 10, bPoeAtr1.hap1, whole genome shotgun sequence includes:
- the BRD7 gene encoding bromodomain-containing protein 7 isoform X2 yields the protein MKCQTPVRMELSPEKPLTSTLSKQEEVEQTPLQEALNQLMRQLQRKDPSSFFSFPVTDFIAPGYSMIIKNPMDFSTMKEKIKNNGYQSIEELKDNFKLMCNNAMIYNKPDTIYYKAAKKLLHSGMKILSQERIQSLKQSIEFMADLQKTRKQKDKTELQQTGEEENGPGKDRGEPMDGDTKAFKTPSKEHKKKDKDLLEDKLRSNSLEREQEQIDRIVRESGGKLTRRLANSQCEFERRKPDGTTTLGLLNPVDLTAGEPGYCPVKLGMTAGRLQSGVNTLQGFKEDKRNKVTPVTYLNYGPFSSYAPTYDSTFANISKEDSDLIYSTYGEDSNQGSSSIQDYFMKSQDYPLLMADSLLDVLTKGGHSRALRELEVPLEEAEGPQERSDAIKDIKIMEIDIAARLDTANSDRLTALKAVTNFGMPIEEFESEEAEIFQRKLDETTKLLRELQDAQNERLSTKPPPNMICLLGPSYREMHLAERVTNNLKELAQQVTPGDIVSTYGIRKAMGISVPLPETEDSWVDLTEDFEEPKKTITVPENECGAVTG from the exons AAAGGATCCAagttctttcttttcatttcctgtGACTGACTTTATTGCCCCTGGCTATTCCATGATCATTAAAAACCCAATGGATTTTAGTACCATGAAAGAGAAGATCAAGAACAATGGGTACCAGTCCATAGAAGAATTAAAG GATAACTTCAAACTGATGTGTAATAATGCAATGATTTACAACAAACCAGACACCATTTACTACAAAGCTGCAAAAAAACTGCTGCACTCAGGGATGAAGATACTTAGCCAG GAGAGAATTCAGAGCCTGAAACAAAGTATAGAATTCATGGCTGACCTGCAGAAGACAAGGAAGCAGAAGGACAAGACAGAACTGCAGCAAactggggaagaggaaaatggtCCTGGGAAAGACAGAGGAGAACCTATGGATGGTGACACCAAAGCATTCAAAACACCTAGCAAAGAGCACAAAAA GAAGGATAAAGACCTGCTTGAAGACAAATTACGAAGCAATAGCTTGGAAAGGGAGCAAGAGCAGATTGATCGGATTGTTAGGGAGTCAGGAGGCAAGTTAACCAGGCGCCTTGCAAACAGCCAG TGTGAATTTGAAAGACGAAAACCAGATGGTACAACAACTCTGGGCCTTCTTAATCCAGTAGACCTCACTGCAGGAG AACCAGGTTACTGCCCTGTAAAGCTGGGAATGACAGCAGGAAGGCTTCAGTCGGGAGTTAATACATTACAGGGGTTCAAagaagataaaagaaacaagGTTACTCCAG TGACATACTTGAATTACGGACCCTTCAGTTCCTATGCGCCAACATATGACTCGACGTTTGCCAACATAAGCAAAGAAGATTCTGACTTAATTTACTCAACATATGGGGAAGACTCTAATCAAGGATCTTCCAG TATTCAAGATTATTTTATGAAATCCCAGGATTATCCTCTCTTAATGGCTGATAGTTTGCTTGATGTTCTAACTAAAGGAGGACATTCCAGAGCTCTCAGAGAACTAGAAGTG CCATTGGAAGAGGCTGAAGGCCCACAGGAAAGAAGTGATGCCATAAAAGatataaag attatgGAAATTGATATTGCTGCCAGGTTGGACACTGCTAATAGTGACAGACTTACAGCTTTAAAAGCAGTTACAAACTTTGGCATGCCGATAGAAGAGTTTGAGTCTGAGG AGGCTGAAATCTTCCAGAGGAAACTTGATGAAACAACAAAGCTGCTCAGAGAGCTCCAGGATGCTCAAAACGAACGGCTGAGTACAAAACCACCCCCCAATATGATTTGTCTTCTGGGTCCATCTTACAGAGAAATGCACTTGG CGGAGAGAGTAACCAATAACCTGAAAGAACTTGCCCAGCAAGTGACTCCAGGTGACATTGTCAGTACCTACGGAATCCGGAAAGCAATGGGAATCTCAGTTCCTCTACCTGAGACAGAAGACAGCTGGGTAGATTTGACAGAGG ACTTTGAAGAGCCCAAAAAGACCATCACTGTCCCTGAAAACGAGTGTGGTGCAGTTACAGGCTGA